TTCAAAGTTGAAAGGACGGCCTGATCTTGATAATCTTGCAGTAACTGTGTCGCAGGTATCAAGAAGTCAGTTGGCATCTTTTGCAGGTAACCTGCTTGTTGTTTTCCCGATGACCTATTTATTGGCGATGTTGTTTTTCGAAATCACAGGTTCTAAGATCGCTGCAGGCGAACAAGCATTGGCATTGCTGCAGGCACAACATCCTTTTCAAACACTGGCATTGTTATTTGCCTGTTTCACGGGCTTCTTTTTATTCCTGAGTGGATTGATTGCAGGTTGGGTAGAAAATTATGTAGTGTATGCACAACTGCCGCAACGAATAAGGCTGCATCCGGTATTGCATCATTCACTTGGTAAGAAGCAATTGAACTGGCTGGTGAATCTTGTTCAGAACAAACTGGGATCAATAGCGGGTAGTGTTTCGCTGGGTTTTTTCCTGGGCATGGCGGCGTTTATTGGAAAGATGTTCGGTATTCCCTTCGATATCAGACATATCACCATTTCTGCAGGTAATACAGCTATTGGCTTCTTTGGATTGGAAGGGCCGATTGATTATCGTTATCTCGGCACCATTCTGCTTGGCGTAAGCTTAATTGGTTTTCTGAACTTTTTTGTAAGCTTCGGTTTTGCATTTTTTGTGGCGGTAAAGTCAAGAGGCATTAAGTTGAGAGACTATCCTGAGTTTCTTGGAATATTGTGGCGCTATCTGCTAAAACGCCCTTTGGATTTCTTTATGCCGCTAAAAAAATAATCTTCAAATATTTTTTTAGATTTTTTTGTCTGAATAAGTCATCCCCTTATCTTTGCACTCCCCAAACGGGAGCATAGCTCAGTTGGTTCAGAGCATCTGCCTTACAAGCAGAGGGTCCGCGGTTCGAGCCCGTGTGCTCCCACAGAAAAAACCTCCGAAATTTCGGAGGTTTTTTTATGCGTATACCTAATGATTGGTGGATATAGATTCTCATCAATTCACATCCTTTCCTTCTTTCAGTTTATTGATCATCGTCTGCACATTATTTTTATTAGGTTGATCAGGTGCTAATGGCAAAGCCAGGTTTGCATACTTCAATGCATTTTTGAAATCAGCGTTAGCAGAATAACCTCTCACCAAACCCATCAATGTAGTAAACTGGTTAGGATTCTTATCATGATTTTGTTTGAACACTTCCAATGCTTCTTTTGATTTCTTCAACTGCAATAATTGACGGCCGTATTGATGCAAATCCTGCATGTTGCCAAAGGTCATTGCCTGTTTCATCACAGCGGTGGCATCATTTGCACGACCAAGCTTTTCCAATAGCTGAGCTTTTACTGCCCATGCTCCAAATACACGATCACCCCCAAAGCCACGGCTTGTTGCGGAGTCGGCCCATAGTAATGCTTCTTCTAAATTCGTATTGCGTTGCAAACACCAGCTTGCTGCCTGGTTCCAGCTTTGCCAGATAAATCCTTTCTCGGTACGTAACTCACGTCTGAAAGATGCGATCTGCTCTTTTACATAATCTGTTTCAATACGAAAAGGGAACATGAGTTTTTCCCATTGTAAGGCAACGGTAGCACCAGTTTCACTCTCATTCATGAATTCATATTTCAACCATTCAACTGATTTGTCAAGTGCAACTGCTTTTACCGGAACACGTAATGCATCTTCCTTGGCATCATAATAATAATGCCCCCATGAAGTAGAGTTGTTCGATAAGATCAAGGTTGATCCGTTTGGATCATACGAAAGAAATAAACCATACCTGCCGGCCTTCACTGGTTTGCCTTCCACTGTAACATCGGTGCTGAATTCGATGGTTGTATTTTCATTGGCACCTGCACGCCATGGAGCAGATTTGCTGCTGCCAAAACCGGGATCGGTAAAACCAACGGGAACAAGTTCGCCCCATACTTTTCCTTCACGACCCTTCACTGCCGGACGATCATAACGAATGGTTACATCAGTTAAACCAATACGTTCACTTACCGATGCTTTTTTATTGCCGCCACTTGGAGCAACAGTCAACGGAATTTGAGCAAAGGAAGAAAGGCAGAGTGCGCTGCTGAATAACAGTAAACATAATTTTTTCATGAATGATAAGTTTTAAGCTTGTAATCTAATGAAGGGGTAAGTTATACTTCAGTTGATTATGATTAATGAAGATAGCAATGGATAGGCGGAGTATTTTCTTTGTTTACAAGATCCGGGAACGGCAGTTTATTACAATTCTTTGAAGTGCCGACCGTTGCTAAAATAGGGGGGGATGCTATTTTGGGTTCGTTATGTTTTGTCAATAGATCGGTCCTGATAACCCCAGTGTTCATTATCCTTAAGGTCCTTGCCATTATAGTGCCCATAACGGAGTATGCTGTATGCAAGCGTTAGCACAAGGAAAGGAGAAAGGAAAAACATGATCATTGTTACATTCGGCAAAATGTTCAGTTGCAGCATTACAACATATGCAACCAGATAACTTGTAGCAAGTGCAGCCAATGTATAAGGACGCTTCAACATGTCTGTTTGTTTAGTTGTACGTAATCGTCATGCAGGTTTTGCTGAAACCTGTTTATATCGTATCAACAATTGTTCCAGTTGGTTGGGAATATTTTTTTGCACTAAACCACCATGATAACAGATCATCTGATCAATTTCAAGTTGGTTTAGTTTTCTTACAGATCGCACTGCTTCATCAAGATCTAAAGTGAACTGCGGGTTGGCAATTTCTAATCTGCCGTTTTCAGTTACTATTGCATCTGCGGCAATCAATGTTTTGTTTTGCGGGATGTAGAGTGAAATATGGCCAGGCATATGTCCGGGAGTATGTATAACCTCAATGCCGCTGAGCCAATCAATTTCACGATCTAATGCTAAAAAATGATCAACAGGAACAGCTTGCAAAGTTTTGAGTAATTCAATAAACTGCAAAGCGCCCGGTTTATATTCTTCCGCTATTGTATCAAGCATCTGTTCTGCCTGTACCAATCGTAACGATTTATGCTTGCCACTAATATAAGGTGCTTCAAGAGCAGAACTATAGACAGGTATTGATGGATATTTATTTTTCAATTCTGCCAAAGCCCCCATGTGATCAATATCATGATGGGTGATAATAATGCCGGTTAATTGATTTAATGAAAGCTGATGTTTTAAAAGGGCTTTCTCCAGCAACGGTAAAAAGCCGGCATAACCACAATCAACCAACACAAGTTGTTGATCAGTTTGCAGTACAACGGGGTATAAAACATTTATTTCTCCGTCGAATGGGAAATCTATTTCAAGAATGTGGCATTGCATCAATTCAACTTGGGCTAACGTGAATTGCAAAGGTCAGAAATATTTATTTTTTTCGTTACATTGTTTAACGATCACTAAGTTTATGCGTGTGCATGAAGGGATGTAAGGCATAGGTATACAAATGCATAAGAGGTTGATTTAATATTTGGTTATTCCAGTGTTAAACCGGCAAATTTTCAAATTATACTTATCACAAAAAATAGATTGTACTACATTTCGTATTTGCAGATTTATGTATTTTCATTGAGATGATCTCCCAAAGTTCCACTGAGTTTGAACTCTCACCTTTTTTTGAACTCACTCCCGACCTGGTGTGTATTGCCCGGAAAGATGGTTATTTTCAGCAGGTAAACCCTGCAGTTATTAAAAAACTTGGCTATACTGTTGAAGAGTTATACGCTCAGCCAATCAGTAATTTCATTCATCCAGAAGACAGGTTATTTACGCAGCAGCACCGCAATGAACTCATCGCCGGTAAACCGCTTGTAAATTTTCAAAACAGGTACGTTTCAAAAGAGGGTACAATTATCTGGCTCGACTGGACTTCTGTTTTTCTGCCAGGGAAAGAAGTAGTGTTTGCCATTGCCAAGGATGTAACTGAACGAAAACTGGCTGAACTTGCAGTGGAAGAAAAATACAAACGCTTTAAAGGATTAGCCAATCATTTTAAAGGTAGTATTGAACGTGATAGGAAATATCTTTCTGTTGAACTGCATGAAGAACTGGCGCAGTTACTGGCCGTATTGAAGATTGACATTGACTGGATAAAAGCGAAAGAAACGGAGCTCCCTGATGCAGTTGCTAAACGACTTGAGCATGCTGCTGTAATTACTGAAATGTTGATAAAAACTATTCAACGGATTTCGTTTACCATCAGCCCCGGTATGTTAAATGATCTTGGTTTGGTTGAAACATTGAGATGGCATTGTAATGAGTTTTCGATGCTCAGTTCAATCGATTGTCAACTTGAGGGCGGTTGTAACGATGACGCACTAAGCAGGGAAGTGCAGCTTGATATTTTCCGTATTTGCCAGGAAGCTTTGCACAATGTGCTTTATCATTCTGAAGCACGAAACGCAACAGTAAGCATTACAGAAACTGACATTGAGCTTTCTTTTGTTATTACTGATGACGGAAAAGGATTTGATGTTACAAGTTTACAGCATAGCAATGGTTTAACCGTTATAAAAGAACGTGCCGCTTCCATTAATGCCGATGTCACTGTTGCAAGCACGCCCGGTGAAGGAACAGAAGTGAGTGTGAAGATGAAAAAAATAGCAGCTTAGTACTTTTTATATTCCTTCGAAAGATCCCTGATACGGATATTCCTGAAATCAATTGGTTGTCCTTCGCTTTGCAAGGCAATGAAACCACTGCTCAATAACTTTCCATCCTGTTTTATTTTTGGATCATAACGTGCAACTACGCCGCCGCCAATTTGTGGTTTTGAATATTGCAATACCGTATCGCCATTGATGATATGTGTGATTAACGAATCGCCCAACACAATTAACTCTGCACTTACCCATTGTTCACCATCATATGTTTTTGAAGTTGAATTGATGCAATGCGATGGAACAATTGTACCCTTTTGCACAACCTCAGTTCCTGGTGAACACATATTGCCTGTTGATCTTGGCTTGCCATCACTCAATCCGCCGAGGAATTGCATTTCAACAGAGATCGGCCAATCCTGCTCCTTTGGCATAGTGCGTGGATCTTGTGAATGAAACATCACGCCACTGTTACGCAAAGTATAGGAAGGTGCTGTTTTGAACCATTCGCCTACGAAACGATATTCCAGTTTGAGATGATAGTAAGAGTAGGGCGTATTGTAATAAAGATGACCAAACTGCTCATTGAAATTATCGTATTGGTCATAACGAACTTTGATCATGTTATCTTCCACACGAAAAGTATTGCCGAAGTTAACACCCACATCATGATGATGGATCTTAACGGTCCAGTCGTTCATGTTCTTGCCGTTGAAGAGTGGTTTCCATTCATCAGTTGATTGGGTTTTGTTGCTGCTGCTGCAACTGTTGATAATGAATGATGAGAGAAGAACGATAATGATTGAAGATGGATGACGCATTGTTATTATAGGAATGTGTTTCGAAGATAAGGCATGTTTAGATTACAACTGTTCTCTCCCTTAGATTGAACAATCGGTTGTTCTATCTCTTAAAAGAAGATTTTTTCCATGCGCTCATCATCATCATTCCTTTTTCTTCATCAACAAACATCATATTTATAGTTAGTTCCTTGTTGCCGAACGGCCTGCTGTACATGTAGATCCGAATGACCATGTTATTGGGCAAACTGATGCTAATCCTGAACTTTTGGAAAGTAAGACCATCAATCAATTCTTCTGTTGATGCAGTGTCAATTGTTGCATTTGGTATTTGCTCCTTAAAGGTGGTATAAAGCACTTCGTTTACGCTTCGGAAATAAGCAGGATAATCTGGGTCACTAATCGAATCATACGGTTGTTGATTTGCTTCTAAATAATTACGGTCGTCGTATTTTACCACAAAAATTGTGGTGGCTTGACTCTCAATTTTTTCGCCATAGGTTTTTTCGATTGCGGCCGCACCTTTTTCTTCAAGCTTATTCCATTCTTCGTTTGATACCGTCTTCGTTCCTTCCGGGATCACAATTTTCCATTTCAGTGGTTTGAAAAAATATTCTTTACCGGGCTCTGCCTGCGCATACAAACTGAGGGTTGTAAAAAATACAGCAACTGTTACCAATATATTTTTGATCATTTAAAAAGAATCAGCTTTTATTTTTTAAAACTATTACTCACCACCAATTCCTTACTTCCTCCTGCATAACTATAAAATCCCTCACCACTCTTTACACCTAACTTACCTGCAGTAACCATATTCACCAATAATGGACAAGGCGCATATTTGGGGTTTCCGAATCCATCCTGCAACACACGCAAAATAGCAAGACAAACATCCAGCCCAATAAAATCTGCCAACTGCAATGGACCCATCGGGTGAGCCATACCTAATTTCATAACGGTATCAATTTCCTCCACGCCTGCAACCCCTTCATGCAAACTGCAAATAGCTTCGTTGATCATGGGCATTAAAATACGGTTGGCAATAAAACCCGGGTAATCGTTTACCACGCATGGCACTTTGCCAAGTTGTTTACTCAACTCTACGATGGTATCTGTTACTTCTTTCTTTGTTGCATAGCCATTAATGATCTCTACCAGTTTCATCACCGGTACAGGATTCATAAAATGCATACCGATCACCATGCCCGGTCGTTTGGTTACCGCAGCAATTATTGTAATGGAAATAGACGAAGTGTTTGTTGCAAGAATACATCCTGCCGGAGCTGCTTTATCGATCTCTTCAAAAATATCGAGTTTCAACTCTACATTTTCTGTTGCTGCTTCAACAATGAGTTCGGCATTGGCTACACCTTTCAACAGATCATGTGTAGTGCTGATATTTTTTAAGGTGCTTTGTTTTTGATCTTCGGTAAGTGTTCCTTTAGCGATCTGTCGGTCGAGATTTTTACCAATGCTTTCGATAGCCTTTGTGAGTTGACCTGGATTTACATCAATGAGAGTTACGCTAAAACCTGTTTGGGCAAATATGTGTGCAATTCCATTTCCCATGGTTCCTGCACCAACGACAGCAATCTGTTTCATTTCTATGCTTTTTTATTGGGCACAATATAGGAAAAGACAATTGTTGAATGTATGACTTGTATTAGAAAAAATGCTGATAGAAGACAAAGGCAAGTTGCCAGCAATGCACAAAGGCTAAAAGTAACATAAAGGAAAAAGTTCAATAATGAAATGAATGTACAAGCGAGCGTGGCAACAAAAGCTACATTGTTGTAAGAAAGCTCACTACAAAAAAATAACTCTGTGTCTTTGTAACTCTGTTGTAAACCTAATTTTTCTTCTTAAAATCTCCCCGTTTCCATGCCTGTATAAATTCATTCCAGGCAACTGGGTTAAAGATGTTCTGCGGACGGAACTGTCCATTGTAGTATTGCGTTTGTGCGTATTGATTCTGCACATACCTCGAGTTCTCACTTCCATCTCTCGGTAACGATTGTTGCAGTATTCTTGATTGTGCTGTTCGGGTATTTTGCCGGGCCACTTCAATTTTATCGGCAGGTACATCGGCAGCTAAAAATTCCCGTTCAAACTGTTCACGTCGGGGTCTTGCTTTAATGATCGTGGCTGGAAGGTAAACAGTATCAACCACCATCAACTGAATAATACTGAAAGAATTTCCTTCGATGTTTGATGGTATCACCACTTCTTTTGGTTTGAAACCGACATAGGTGAAATCGATAATATCGCCTTTCAATACCACAATGCTGAATACACCTTGCTCGTTGGTGAACGTACCACGGTTCTGGTTACGCAGTTTCACGGTAACTCCGGGGAGGCCACGAAGGCTGTCGGCCGTCATCACCACACCATATAACTGAACAATGGAATCTTTAAAGGACTCGAACTGAGCTTTTACAGCAATAGGGGCAAGCAAACCAAGCAGCAGCGAAAGGAGTAGAAATTTCTTCATCTGCATCAAAAATAAGTGGAAAACATGATTTGCCTCACCAATCGGAAGCAATCTATGGTTAATTTTGCAGCCGGATCAGCTTTTTTAACAAATACTACAAACATGACAAAGGAACAAGTGCTGCAGGCATTGAGTAACGTACAGGAACCAGACTTGGGTAAAGACCTCGTTACGCTGAATATGATTAAAGACATTGAAATTGATGGTAATAAAGTCTCTTTTACGATCGTATTGACCACACCTGCCTGTCCCATGAAGGATATGATGGGACGTGCCGCCACCAATGCTATTGAATTACTGGTGAATAAAGATGCTGTGGTGATCGTGAATTTTACATCGAATACCAGCAGCAACAGGAAAGATCCAAGATCAGTACTGCCGAATGTAAAAAATATTATTGCAGTTGTGAGTGGTAAAGGCGGAGTGGGCAAAAGCACAGTTAGTGCTAACCTCGCTATTGCATTGGCACAAAGCGGTGCAAAAGTTGGTTTGATGGATGCTGATATTTACGGACCAAGTGTTCCGATGATGTTTGGTGTAAGAGGTGAACGTCCGAAAATGACAGAAGTGAATGGTAAAGGCATGATCGTTCCAATGGAGAAGTATGGTATCAAATTCATGAGCATTGGTTTATTGGTGAATGAAAAGGATGCGATTGTTTGGCGTGGACCAATGGCCAGCAGCGCTATTCGCCAGTTTGTAACAGATGTGTTGTGGGAAGAATTGGATTACCTTGTAATTGATATGCCGCCGGGTACTGGTGATATTCATTTAACGTTGGTGCAAACAGTTCCTGTTACAGGTGCAATTGTTGTAACAACTCCACAGGATATTGCATTAGCCGATGCGAAGAAAGCAGTGGCGATGTTTGGACAGGCGCAAATAAAAGTGCCGATCATTGGCTTGGTGGAGAATATGGCTTATTTCACACCGGCAGAGTTACCAAACAACAAGTATTACATTTTTGGAAAAGATGGTGGTAAACGTTTGGCCGATGAATTTGAATTGACATTCCTCGGACAAATTCCGTTGGTGCAAAGTATACGTGAAGGTGGAGATTATGGTAAGCCCATCATGGCAGGTGATGATGAAGTAACAAAAAAAGCATTTGAAGAATTTACAGATGCAGCTGTGCGGAGTATTTCTATGCGTAATGCAGAAATACCTGCAACCCAAACGCTTGAAATTGTCTCTTAAGAGTATACTGTTTTGATTTTTGTGATGGCGGGCCGAAGGCCCGCCATCTTTTTTGGCACGATAATTTTAGGGGCTGTAGTGCTAATCATTATTCATCATTTGCAAAAAATCAATTGTATGGAAATTATTGCAACATTATTGATTGGTGCCATTGCAGGATGGCTCGGCAGTCAATTATTCAAAGGAAGAGGCCTCGGTTTACTGGGTAATATTGTGGTGGGTATTCTTGGAAGTTTTGTTGGTTATTAGTTGCTCGGTAAAGTGGGTGTGAGTTTTGGTGCCGGGTGGATAGGTGCCATTTTAACCGGTGCACTTGGTGCCATTATTATTTTAGCAATTACGAATGCGTTGTTCAGAAGCAGCACATAAGTTGGCTGCATTTGTGTTAACGGCGGGCTGAAAGTCCGCCGTTAATTTTTATGTAACCTGGGTGTTTATAGTCTTCTTGTTTTTACAGAACCTTACCTTTGGCGCATGTATAACTTCAGTCATTTTAAAGAACCTGATGAACAGGTTGTTGTTGAATTTATGAAACAGCATCCTTTTGCGATGCTTATAGGTAATGCCGACGGACGTTCGGTTGCAACACAGTTGCCATTGATGATTGAAGAACGGGAAAGTAAATTGTTTTTACTTGGACATGTTACAAGGAAACAGGACCATCATCTTGTGTTTGAAAAAAATACAGAAGCGTTAGTGATCTTTACGGGAGCACATGCATACGTAAGTGCAACCTGGTACGAAAATCAGCAGAATGTAAGTACATGGAATTATAGCAGTGTACATGCACGTGGGCAACTTCGTTTTTTAGACGAAAATGGATTGGCTGATGCGTTGCGGAAACTGTCGCTGCACTACGAGCATAACAATGTGCACTCTGCTACAATATTTGATAACTTACCTGAAGAATATACTGCACGTTTAATGAAAGCCATTGCTGGGTTTGAAATTGAAGTGACATCATTGGAACATGTATTTAAACTGAGCCAGAACAGGGATGAGAAAAGTTATCATAACATCATTGACCATTTGAAGGCAGAAGGTAGCGAAGCTGCTGAAGTGGCGAAGGTGATGGAAGAGCGAAAAGATAAAGTGTTTCCGTCATGAAAAATTATTGCTGTTATACACTGATCATACTTTTAATAAGTTGCTCCAATATGAAAACTGTTACTGGCCCATCTGCAGATGATATGGGTTTTGATAAACAAGGCCATCGTGGCTGTAGGGGTTTAATGCCGGAGAATACAATTCCTGCAATGCTGCATGCATTGGATTTAAATGTAACAACACTCGAGCTTGATGTAGTGATCACAAAAGATAAACAGGTGATTGTTTCGCATGAGCCTTTTTTTAATCATGATATTACAACAAAGCCAAACGGGGAAGCAGTCTCTTTAGCAGAAGAAAGAGGGTTGAACATTTTTCAGATGATGTATGCGCAGGTGAAGACGTATGATGTGGGATTGAAATCTCACCCTAGGTTTCCGCAGCAGAAAAAAATCGCTGCTGTAAAACCTTTGTTGTGTGATCTGTTTGATAGTGTGGCAGTTTATATGCAATCGCACAGTCGTCCGCAACCTTATTTCAACATCGAAACAAAATGTTTACCCATTGGTGATGGTCTTTATCATCCCAAGCCCGATGAATTTGTTGAGTTGTTGATGACAGTGATCAAAGAAAAGAAACTGGAAGAGCGTGTGATCATCCAGTCATTCGATTTTCGCACATTGCAATACCTGCATCAACATTATCCCGCAATGAAAACAGCTATGCTCATTGAAGATGATGATAAACGTGGAATAGAAAAGCAAATTGAAGCATTAGGCTTTCAGCCAACGATATACAGTCCACATTATTCCTTGGTGAATGCTGAGTTGATCAGTTATTGCCATTCAAAAAAGATCAAAGTAATTCCGTGGACAGTAAATACAAAAGAAGAAATTGAACAATTGAAGAAAATGGGTGTTGATGGCATCATCAGCGATTACCCGAATTTATTTTAAACTCCGTTACAGTAGCTATAATTATGCAGTTTCAACCAACGCTTGCGTTTGCTCAACAACTCGACCAGCAGGATCCGTTAAGATCATTCCGTCAGCAATTTATTATTCCATCAGCCAATGAAACGGAGAAAGTTTATTTTCTGGGCAATTCACTTGGCTTGCAACCAAAGCGAACAAAAGATAAACTCCAAACCATTCTTGATGATTGGGGAAAGCTGGGTGTTGAATCATTCTTTCATGCAGAACAACCCTGGATGGATTATCACGACAGGTTGGTTGGTCCGTTAAGCAAGATCGTTGGTTGTTTACCACATGAAGTAACGGTGATGAACAACCTCAGCGTGAACCTGCATTTAATGCTGGTGAGTTTTTATCGTCCGCAAGGCAAACGAATTAAGATTCTTTGCGAAGCAAAAGCATTTCCCAGCGATCAATACATGATGGAAACACATGTAAGGCATCATGGGTTCGATCCTACAGATGCGATCATTGAAGTAAAACCAAGAGAAGGCGAACATACCATTCGTAATGAAGACCTGTTGCAGATTATTGTTCAACACAGAGAAGAATTGGCATTGGTATTATTCGGCGGCATCAATTATTACAGCGGACAGTTATTCGATATGCAAACCATTACGCAACTGGCAAAACAAGCCGGTGCCAAAGTTGGTTTCGACCTGGCGCATGCTGCCGGGAATATTGAACTGAACCTGCACGACTGGAATGTTGATTTTGCCTGCTGGTGTAATTACAAATATTTAAACTCCGGTCCCGGTGCCGTGGCAGCTGCCTATGTGCATGAGCGTTATCATACTGACCCGTCGATACAACGTTTTGCAGGTTGGTGGGGTTATGAAAAAGCCACCCGTTTTCAAATGGAAAAGGGATTCAAACCGGTTCAATCGGCCGAAGGTTGGCAATTGGGGACACCAGCTTTGTTGTTGTATGCATCACAACTGGCTGCATTGGAAATTGTGGAAGAGGCTGGCTGGGAAAATATCAACCGCAAACGAAAATTACTCACTGAATATTTGTGGTATATCCTCGATGAAGTAAATGCCTCGCAGAAAGAACCCATCATTGAATTTATTACTCCACGTAACGAAAGCGAACATGGTTGCCAGGTAAGCATGAACATGCTGCAACGGGGCAAAGAAATTTACAATGCGTTGATGGAGCAGGATTTTTTTGTTGATTGGCGGGAGCCATCAGTGATCCGTTTAGCGCCTGTGCCTTTGTATAATACATTTGAAGAAGTGTGGAAATTCGGTGAAGCGATGAGGAATATCTTAGAGGTTTAAAATTACGCAAGATTCATACCCCGTACTTCTTACATCATACATCTTTCTATATCTTCGCCGCATGACGAGGCAGCAACTTATTGAGCAGATCAATCAAAAGCAATCATACCTGTGTGTTGGCTTAGATACTGATCTTACCAAGATCCCAAAACATTTACAATCGCATCCCGATGCGATGTTTGAATTCAATAAAGCCATCATTGATGCTACGTTGCCGCATTGTGTGAGTTACAAGATCAACACTGCGTTTTATGAGGCCATGGGTGTGAAGGGATGGGAGGTGATGGAACGCACTGTAAATTATATTCCCGACACACATTTTAAAATTGCAGATGCCAAGCGTGGCGATATCGGCAATACATCTACACAATATGCACGTGCTTTTTTTGAAGCCATGAATTTTGATGCAGTTACTGTTGCGCCATACATGGGTGAAGACAGT
The DNA window shown above is from Lacibacter sp. H375 and carries:
- a CDS encoding carboxypeptidase-like regulatory domain-containing protein; this translates as MKKFLLLSLLLGLLAPIAVKAQFESFKDSIVQLYGVVMTADSLRGLPGVTVKLRNQNRGTFTNEQGVFSIVVLKGDIIDFTYVGFKPKEVVIPSNIEGNSFSIIQLMVVDTVYLPATIIKARPRREQFEREFLAADVPADKIEVARQNTRTAQSRILQQSLPRDGSENSRYVQNQYAQTQYYNGQFRPQNIFNPVAWNEFIQAWKRGDFKKKN
- a CDS encoding Mrp/NBP35 family ATP-binding protein, producing the protein MTKEQVLQALSNVQEPDLGKDLVTLNMIKDIEIDGNKVSFTIVLTTPACPMKDMMGRAATNAIELLVNKDAVVIVNFTSNTSSNRKDPRSVLPNVKNIIAVVSGKGGVGKSTVSANLAIALAQSGAKVGLMDADIYGPSVPMMFGVRGERPKMTEVNGKGMIVPMEKYGIKFMSIGLLVNEKDAIVWRGPMASSAIRQFVTDVLWEELDYLVIDMPPGTGDIHLTLVQTVPVTGAIVVTTPQDIALADAKKAVAMFGQAQIKVPIIGLVENMAYFTPAELPNNKYYIFGKDGGKRLADEFELTFLGQIPLVQSIREGGDYGKPIMAGDDEVTKKAFEEFTDAAVRSISMRNAEIPATQTLEIVS
- a CDS encoding FMN-binding negative transcriptional regulator, giving the protein MYNFSHFKEPDEQVVVEFMKQHPFAMLIGNADGRSVATQLPLMIEERESKLFLLGHVTRKQDHHLVFEKNTEALVIFTGAHAYVSATWYENQQNVSTWNYSSVHARGQLRFLDENGLADALRKLSLHYEHNNVHSATIFDNLPEEYTARLMKAIAGFEIEVTSLEHVFKLSQNRDEKSYHNIIDHLKAEGSEAAEVAKVMEERKDKVFPS
- a CDS encoding 3-keto-disaccharide hydrolase; this translates as MRHPSSIIIVLLSSFIINSCSSSNKTQSTDEWKPLFNGKNMNDWTVKIHHHDVGVNFGNTFRVEDNMIKVRYDQYDNFNEQFGHLYYNTPYSYYHLKLEYRFVGEWFKTAPSYTLRNSGVMFHSQDPRTMPKEQDWPISVEMQFLGGLSDGKPRSTGNMCSPGTEVVQKGTIVPSHCINSTSKTYDGEQWVSAELIVLGDSLITHIINGDTVLQYSKPQIGGGVVARYDPKIKQDGKLLSSGFIALQSEGQPIDFRNIRIRDLSKEYKKY
- a CDS encoding DUF2911 domain-containing protein, whose product is MKKLCLLLFSSALCLSSFAQIPLTVAPSGGNKKASVSERIGLTDVTIRYDRPAVKGREGKVWGELVPVGFTDPGFGSSKSAPWRAGANENTTIEFSTDVTVEGKPVKAGRYGLFLSYDPNGSTLILSNNSTSWGHYYYDAKEDALRVPVKAVALDKSVEWLKYEFMNESETGATVALQWEKLMFPFRIETDYVKEQIASFRRELRTEKGFIWQSWNQAASWCLQRNTNLEEALLWADSATSRGFGGDRVFGAWAVKAQLLEKLGRANDATAVMKQAMTFGNMQDLHQYGRQLLQLKKSKEALEVFKQNHDKNPNQFTTLMGLVRGYSANADFKNALKYANLALPLAPDQPNKNNVQTMINKLKEGKDVN
- a CDS encoding GlsB/YeaQ/YmgE family stress response membrane protein yields the protein MEIIATLLIGAIAGWLGSQLFKGRGLGLLGNIVVGILGSFVGY
- a CDS encoding 3-hydroxyacyl-CoA dehydrogenase family protein — protein: MKQIAVVGAGTMGNGIAHIFAQTGFSVTLIDVNPGQLTKAIESIGKNLDRQIAKGTLTEDQKQSTLKNISTTHDLLKGVANAELIVEAATENVELKLDIFEEIDKAAPAGCILATNTSSISITIIAAVTKRPGMVIGMHFMNPVPVMKLVEIINGYATKKEVTDTIVELSKQLGKVPCVVNDYPGFIANRILMPMINEAICSLHEGVAGVEEIDTVMKLGMAHPMGPLQLADFIGLDVCLAILRVLQDGFGNPKYAPCPLLVNMVTAGKLGVKSGEGFYSYAGGSKELVVSNSFKK
- a CDS encoding MBL fold metallo-hydrolase; protein product: MQCHILEIDFPFDGEINVLYPVVLQTDQQLVLVDCGYAGFLPLLEKALLKHQLSLNQLTGIIITHHDIDHMGALAELKNKYPSIPVYSSALEAPYISGKHKSLRLVQAEQMLDTIAEEYKPGALQFIELLKTLQAVPVDHFLALDREIDWLSGIEVIHTPGHMPGHISLYIPQNKTLIAADAIVTENGRLEIANPQFTLDLDEAVRSVRKLNQLEIDQMICYHGGLVQKNIPNQLEQLLIRYKQVSAKPA
- a CDS encoding PAS domain-containing sensor histidine kinase; amino-acid sequence: MISQSSTEFELSPFFELTPDLVCIARKDGYFQQVNPAVIKKLGYTVEELYAQPISNFIHPEDRLFTQQHRNELIAGKPLVNFQNRYVSKEGTIIWLDWTSVFLPGKEVVFAIAKDVTERKLAELAVEEKYKRFKGLANHFKGSIERDRKYLSVELHEELAQLLAVLKIDIDWIKAKETELPDAVAKRLEHAAVITEMLIKTIQRISFTISPGMLNDLGLVETLRWHCNEFSMLSSIDCQLEGGCNDDALSREVQLDIFRICQEALHNVLYHSEARNATVSITETDIELSFVITDDGKGFDVTSLQHSNGLTVIKERAASINADVTVASTPGEGTEVSVKMKKIAA